The genomic stretch CCTAATGAAACCATTACTTCCCTAATGAAACCATTTTTCCCTAATGAAACCATTACTTCCCTAATGAAACTTTTTCTTCCCTAATGAAACCATTACTTCCCTAATGAAACCATTTTTCCCTAATGAAACCATTACTTCCCTAATGAAACTTTTTCTTCCCTAATGAAACTTTTTCTTCCCTATTGAAACCATTTTTTCCCTAATGAAACCATTTCTTCCCTAATGAAACTTTTTCTTCCCTAATGAAACTATTTCTTCCTTAATGAAACCATTACTTCCCTAATGAAACCATTACTTCCCTAATGAAACCATTACTTCCCTAATGAAACCATTACTTCCCTAATGGAAACATTTCTTCACTATTGAAACCATTTTTTCCCTAATGAAACCATTACTTCCCTAATGAAAACATAACTTAAGGTCAAAATCAGCGTGACATTTCTCTAACAAACACACAGACTCAGCTCCTTCAGTGAAATCCACAGCAATGAAtcacattttgtttctctcGACTGGACACATAATATTCTCAGCAGTCAGCAATAATGGGTTTTGTACGCCCTCCAAATAATCCTAGAACTGACAAATCGCTCAAGCATGCAGTTTATGGCTCAGTTCCAATAGGATAAATAAAACTGTTATGATAGAACaggaggagcggtggctgagcggtaaagcgattggcaCAGCGCCTCACAAACGCCCTTTTGTCTCACAGTGACCCCCCCAAATTTCACGATTTCGCCCCCCAGGGGTCACTTGCGCCCCTCCACTGTTCTAAACAGTCCGTCCGTTTTCAATGTTTAACAGTGTTCTGGCGCGATACATACGTACTTGTTCTGGGGCAGAGTTTTTACAAtctgtatatattgttataactctgacgtgcgcaccgccatccaggctagtacAGATGTGCGCACTGTTATAGAATTGACTAGAAAGGATGTCAACTTAAGAAGAAGAGAAcaatttccgcccaagtagagagccaatatggagagattgtgcctaagatagatgttgttttgtgtacctgtgatgtcgtgtaaataaacggctatgtctcgttgagttgcctcacttaagttataacaatatataattctctttatggctcaacagtttggacacgcaagcaagaagtaaaggaaaaatTTTTGCGGTTAGAGTTATCACACGAAAAACAActagtagtattcacccgtctcTACGATGGCTGTGTAATACCAAGGTAGCACTAGAGactccgaaggaacatccgaaacatgtaaaacattttataaacaaacatattacaaacactaaatagcagcgcagGACTTAACCATtctgaccaagaagtcatggaaatagaacaagtaatctactaagTAAATTCACGAGGGCCGGACTTAGCCATTGTGGGGCGCTATGCAAAACAAATTTCGCGGGTCCAGGTTTTGgttagggaagcggataataagtgaaatttaggagtttgtattagaaaacaaatttgtctatgcattttatacattctttactacgtacagaactactttactagccttgcgtgtagcaaagtcacacagtacatcataaaaattctgtttcctagatagatcacgcttaatagcaagaattaccaaatgtttcaatctatctttgagaattgttgacctcaagtaattcttcattagtttaaggcgcgagaagcttctttcaccagtttacacaattacggctaatgcatattgccgtttttatttatcgcgcgtaggattggcgttttctatattgaatgacaccccaaaatgacaatgttggtctatatatttccgtatattttaaggacttttacGTATATTTTGCAACTTCGGGAGTTTCCAGgggctcctggtaaatcgaaaGGAGGGCTTGGGAAATCtgtttttaagttataaaatggtttaatttaacaatttatacaccttcaattagtgcgggtcctatgaaaatgCGGGTTCTATGAAAAAGTTGCTACAAAAACTGTTGTGTATGCTCTATAAAGTCAAGAGATGagaacttaaatataaaatataagaaaaacattttaaataggtagacaatacatgaataacggccaattatttattggtacctTCATTACACTTAGAACATAATAGTATAAGCAAAGCTTCATATAAACTATCAATAAACTTTCAATTGAATAAACAACTCATGTTATCAGTACACCGATGTTTGCTCTAGCTCTACGTCTAGTTCACaagtcaaatttaaatattttttttttacttagaaaaattataacaattaaACTAAAGCTTCCCCCGTGTGGGCAACGAGCTAGTAGCTTTTTTCAGTGATGTATGGAAATGTTatatttctaggaaaatagttagagcctTTTTCAGATCAGCGTCCATGCAGGTTCCGTGCAGGCTGCTGGTTACATACatttctgacttgaatagaggtattgtaaaaaatgcTTATAAAGAATGTtttaacacagaaaaaaaacaacacaattacaCACACTTCTCCAGACACGTGTGCACTCCCATTTCCCAGTAGAATCCTACTGACAACTAAAAGTCTACATTTAATAGGATGGAGAAAATCAACTAAATAGAAAACAAAGGAGGCCCTAATGCAGTATTAAGTGTCTACATTGAATAGTCATCTCTCTACTTTTCATTTCTCCCAATGGTTACATAAGATAGAGGAGAGTTGAGAATGGTTTCCAAATGTTCTGTCTATTGAAAGCTGGCTGTCTCCTCTATACGAGCTCTCTCCTGAGAAATTCAGaaataagatataagataaaaaGTCGATGAACAAAAATTATAAGTTCTTGAAATGAGACAGAAATtcgatgaaaataaaaatggtaTGTTCTTGATCAAAGATTAGAAGTTGATAACAAAATTATAAGCTTATGACATAAAAAGTTAATGAGAAATGATAAATTTTAGATTAAGATAAGAAGTCGATGAAAAATTACAAGATGATAAAATATAGGataagaattattttaaaatgatacgTTCTTGATATAATATACGAATTCTTTGAAAAGTGATAAGTTCTTGATATAACAAAGGAATTCGATGAAAAGtgataatattttttacatgagaaaagaagTCGATGaattaagttttgtttatatGTAAAATATTTCATATAACTTTGTAAATAAGATAATGCTAATAGAATTTTAAACTGTATGATAATATAATACTTAAAAGTACACTTTTTATTAAATGGCTAATATTAACCTGTCCACTCTAATTGAATAATACTGACCTGTCCGCTATAATTGAATAATACTGACCAGTCCACTCTGAATAATACTGACCTGTCCACTCTGATTGAATAATACTGACCTATCCACTCTGTTTGAATAATACTGACCTGTCCACTCTAATTGAATAATACTGACCTGTCCACTCAGATTGAATAATACTGACCTGTCCACTCTGATTGTATAATATTGTTGTTGCCCTGTTGCCAGCTCCCCATGTCTCTGCGCCTTCATAGACAAGATCCCCTGGCAAGGCAAGAGCTTCTTGTGACTTGGCGTAGACCTAAAACATTAGGCCATTTATTAGCGTAAGAGATGTGTGTCAAGTATTTAGGATCGTGTTACTTTGTTACTTTAAAGTAACTAATAGGCTAGCCTTCTTACTTACGTTGATTCATTATTTTAAGGTAACATTGAAGTAAgtttaaatatactttttaacaTTGGTTACTTGACTTACTTCGTTACCTTAAGTGAATCTTTGTAAGTAGTCTCCATTCAAACAAATAAAGTGTATACCTATAGTAAGAAGAGATAAGatgaaacaaaagtaaaaacctTTAATTTGGCTCCAGATTTAAGAACATAGTTCTGGAAGACATACTCATAAGGTTCACGTCTGCTGGGTTCTACAATACGTCTTAGCTTCCAGCCATTAAGATCAACATCCTGATGAATAGATTGTAAAAGTACATAGTgagtttctgtttttttaagtatgatGCCTGGgaatagaatattttaaaacatacaatAACAGTAACAAATTGTATCTGTATAGAGTACTCATAGATTTATCATAAAAGTCTCTAGTGCTGTCTTGGTCATACACAAGTCTCTAGTACTATCTTGGTCATATACAAATCTAGTGCTATCTTGGTCATATACAAATTTAGTGCTGTCTTGGTCATGCACAAGTCTCTAGTGCTGTCTTGGTCATACACAAGTCTCTAGTGCTATCATAGTCATACACAAGTCTCAAGTGCTATCTTAGTCATACACAAGTATCTAGTGCTGTCTTAGTCATACAAAAGTCTCTAGTGCTGTCTTGGTCATGCACAAGTCTCTAGTGCTGTCTTGGTCATACACAAGTCTCTAGTGCTATCATAGTCATACACAAGTCTCAAGTGCTATCTTAGTCATACACAAGTCTCTATTGCTGTCTTAGTCATACAAAAGTCTCTAGTGCTGTCTTGGTCATACACAAGTCTCTAGTGATATCTTAGTCATACACAAGTCTCAAGTGCTATCTTAGTCATACACAAGTCTCTAGTGCTGTCTTGGTCATACACAAGTCTCAAGTGCTATCTTAGTCATACACAAGTCTCTATTGCTGTCTTGGTCATACACAAGTCTCTAGTGCTGTCTTGGTCATAAACAAGTCTCTAGTGCTATCTTGGTCATAAACAAGTCTCTAGTGCTATCTTAGTCATACACAAGTCACAAGTGCTATCTTAGTCATACGCAAGTCACAAGTGCTATCTTGGTCATAAACAAGTCTCTAGTGCTATCTTGGTCATAAACAAGTCTCTAGTGCTGTCTTGGTCATAAACAAGTCTCTAGTGCTATCTTGGTCATAAACAAGTCTCTAGTGCTATCTTAGTCATACACAAGTCACAAGTGCTATCTTAGTCATACGCAAGTCACAAGTGCTATCTTGGTCATAAACAAGTCTCTAGTGCTATCTTGGTCATAAACAAGTCTCTAGTGCTGTCTTGGTCATAAACAAGTCTCTAGTGCTATCTTGGTCATAAACAAGTCTCTAGTGCTTTCTTTGTCATACACAAGTCTCTAGTGCTATCTTGctcacaccaaaaaaaaaatgaaataaaactaaacattcTAAAACCACACTGTTCACCGCTTCCTGATTTACCTTTTGGGGGGATGTTGAATTATTGACTAACGTGATGAAATGGCCTTCCTCGTCTATTTCGTCTATAACAACAGGTCCTTTAAATGTCCGCTCaaattttctttgttgtttgGACACAGAGATAGTTGACAATTCTGAACCTTTTCCTAATTCCTGCAGAGTTGACGATCCTGAAACTTGAACTTGGGCAAACTCCTGCAGAGTTGACGATCCTGAAACCTGAACATGGCCAAACTCCTGCAGAGTTGAGGATCCTGAAACTTGAACTTGGGCAAACTCTTGCAAGCTAAACTCATTcctagttacaaaaaaaaagcacaaatacaaataagattaataagaataataaaatgcatactaactgatgataccaaaaaaaaaaggaactggCCACTCTCCATTACACAGGCGTATTGCAAAGACAATGTAAATGTGAAGGTAAGTGCCATAATAGTGCCTACGTGTTACATACATACTGGCAACGAAAGTTTGAGACAGAAAGAGCTGCTCTTACCGGACCACGCACCCTCTGAACTGATAACTCCCCATAACAAGCAGCACGAGAGGAAGAGAACAGACAACTTCATGAATCCTCCCAAAAAGAAGTCTTTTTGATAAGTAGCTACCCACCCAGAACAAGCCCACACCAACACAATTTTCTTAGAATGATTATGCATCATCATTTTTATGACGTCTGATTAATTTTAATCATTTACAATTTACATTAATCTTAGCCTGACGCTCTAATAATCAGGAACGGTAATCCTCGCTTCTTATCACTTAACATTCAGATAGGTCCCTTACCTCTCTTCTAGTCTCTTCAACAAAGATCTGTACTCTTCTATCTCTTGTTGCAGAGAAGTGGTGACCACTTTTTGGGAGTTGAGTTTCTCCAGCAGTTTCTGAATTTCTTCGTTTGCAAGATAgagtctctctctgtctgactGACTCTCTGTCACTTTGATTTCAAGTTCTCTCTGAAGCTCACTGAATTTCTTTTCATACATCAAGTTCTGTAATGACAtcatcagtcagtcagtcaaggACCAGGTCTACTAATAACTTCTGCTTCCAGTAATGACATCATCAGTCATTCAGTCAAGGACCAGGTCTACTAATAACTTCTGGCTTCCAGTAAGAACATCATCAGTCAGTCAATCAAGGACCAGATCTACTAATAACTTCTGCATCCAGTAACGACAtcatcagtcagtcagtcaaggACTAGGTCTACTAATGACTTCTGCTTCCAGTACAcgtttacaaaagaaaaaaaacccactgaTGTTAACAGAGTGTATGATAAACAGTATGATGTTAACAGAGTGTATGATAAAGAATTTGATGTTGACAGAGTGTATGATAAACAATATGATGTTGATAGAGTGCATGATAAAGAATTTGATGTTGACAGAGTGTATGATAAACAATATGATGTTGACAGAGTGTATGATAAACAATATGATGTTGACAGAGTGCATGATAAAAAACAATATGATGTTGACAGAGTGCATGATAAACAATATGATGTGGACAGAGTGCATGATAAACAATATGATGTTGACAGAGTGCATGATAAAAAACAATATGATGTTGACAGAGTGTATGATAAACAGTATGATGTTGACAGAGTGCATGATAAACAATATAATGTTGACAGAGTGCGTGATAAACAATATAATGTTGACAGAGTGCGTGATAAACAATATGATGTTGACAGAGTGCATGATAAACAATATAATGTTGACAGAGTGTATGATAAACAATATGATGTTGACAGAGTGCATTATAAACTAGTCTCCACCGCTCATCAATACAAATGTTTTAAGTGTGCCAAGAGAAACTATTGTTTAGTTCAATGTTTCACAGACTGTGTTccgtggaaccctagtgttccgcaagGCCTGAAGAAGTATTCTACAAACTACTTGAGTAATAAACGAGAAACCAACTCGCGATTTaatctctcaaaaaaaaaacaaaaacaaagtgttctgctaaatactaaCAATGAGCAAAGTGCTTCGTGAGAGACAAAGTGTGGAACACACTGGGTTAGActtacatacaaacaaacaacaacacaagcTTAAGTCTACATTGATTtaactgaaacaaaaaagtaaaaatgttatttaaattatttattaagatTTAAGAAAGTAAAACCACGAACAAAAACGTAATTACTGAATTAACGAATTAAAAACAACTGTATTCCCTGCACAATGTCCTGGTCACAAGAAAATGTAACGCCTAGTTCTGTCACAGCTTCATCTGTCATTTGGTCACATAGATGGGCAGTAAGGGGAAAGTAGTTGGACAGTTGTTTCATGGTCTTGCTAGAGAGCGGACATCTATATATTGATTGTAGTTATTGGACTTATGTGATTTCATTATTGAAGAGTTAAAACAGTGGGTCATATTATTTGGATTATTATTGCTCGGTACATGACCAGCAGCTTATGGCTGGATATTCAAGATTGATTGATCTTATACGCTATTCACTGTAGGCAATAATACTCAGTGTATTTTAGTTGTATCCTATAAATAGAACTTGGTCCCGCTGACAGCTCTACACGAAGTTAGGAATCCACAGTAGCATGGCTCCAAATAGTTGTAACAACCTCCAAAACAAGTACCACGGCTAGTTGTGTGTCCAACCTAAGCACTTCTAGTCCAAAACTGATAATTTCCAAGTCTAACtgttaaacaaatattaatttcaAGGTAAACTGTTAATCAGTTCTAGTTTGTAAGTCTATGTGTCTCTACTTACTAAGCTTTCAGTATCTGCCAGTCTGTTCCTCAACTCAATCAGCTCCTGTTTCTGACGACCCAGATCTTCTCTGGCGTAGGAAGCCTCCAATTTATATTTCTGGACTTCAGTGGAAATTTCTTGAatctgtttatatatatatatatatatatatatatatatatatatatatatatatatatatatatatatattagaaacaaATAGCATCGTTCTAAGCTAACTTTAACAAGAGAATATGTTCTAATTCTATAATGTCTATAAAGTTCAGATTCGATCAGGAAGAATTACTTGAATTCCAAATGCTGTGGCGTTCTCTCCCTTGATTTGATCAGCTCTGGCTTCGTATTCTTGTCTTATTTTCTGTATTGCCAAGTACACGTCGTTTTTCCAGAACTCTCGGTTCCTGACTGCTGAATCTATACTGGCCAGAACTGACCACTCCTTTCTTTCCTGGAGCAAGTAGAAGTCATTGATTTATAAACCTGCTTCAACGTTTTAAATAGGTCAAACGAGCGTAGAACTATTTTTACTGATCACATTCAAACATCTATACATGATCAAAGACACTCACCAGGAGGATTGGTTGCACTGGCGGAACCGGGGGGGGGGCTATATGGgcgatctccccccccccactcggccctttgaggggggcggacgaattttagtaaagaaatcacccaatttgtatacgaatttatttattatgttaataatatatcctaattatttatattatattccatcctatttttagattatttcacaCACCCCTCTAGTATGTACACCTatttggtgggatggggaggtTGCGATTGCATCAAATCCGCCCCCCCCACCtgcgagtggggggggcggtccaatttatttgtagattttcacagcttgttaacgaaatcaattaaatatccatattattaaaactttttattgatattttaaccattCTTTATATGATGTCGTTCTCCTGATTGGGTGGGGTGGGAGGGGCGAATACATGTACTGCCCTTCCaacctaaaccttttgagtgtatgtgtgtgggggtcctacttttaattagaaatcatagtttgtgaacacaattagttgaattacaatatcatgtttatattatgttgctatacttctggtatcttggtcgattcggtggggtaggGGGGGTCGATTGCATGTATTGTTCTCCCCAGTCCaaccctctgagtggggggtggtcctatttttatagagaaatcatagtttgtgaagaaaattagttgaattaatatataatttttatattatgtcgctatacttctggtatcttagccgatttggttaggtgggggggggggggcgatttctCTTGTGCTGCCCTCCCCACTAtagccctctgaatgggggggggggggaggcgatccttttttatggagaaatcatagtttgtgaacaaaattagttctagttattttaagtaagactattttttttttggaaaatgtagaattcatacgaaactTTTCGTTATAAGAgttaacaattgagatgagttctgaaccaaAATATTATTACACTGGTCATCTTTTTCAGACCTTTGCTCATACTGATTATTTTCTGTGGTATGAAAAAAATTGGGACAATAACTTACAATTTATACttcaatcctaaaaatgcaaaaaatttaGAGCAGAATCTAATTGtttcacttaatttctcctccaacttccgaaatgttttttttttagagatttgaattctagttctgtaacaaaacaaagttacaaacatacctattgaacaaaatgtatcacttacaaatgagcttttttgtaaatttataataaattgaCAGTCGCCTGATTGAATGTTCAGTTGACAGTCGCCTGATTGAATGTTCAGTTGACAGTCGCCTGATTGAATGTTCAGTTGACAGTCGCCTGATTGAATGTTCAGTTGACAGTCGCCTGATTGAATGTTCAGTTGACAGTCGCCTGATTGAATGTTCAGTTGACAGTCGCCTGATTGAATGTTCAGTTGACAGTCGCCTGATTGAATGTTCAGTTGACAGTCGCCTGATTGAATGTTCAGTTGACAGTCGCCTGATTGAATGTTCAGTTGACAGTCGCCTGATTGAATGTTCAGTTGACAGTCGCCTGATTGAATGTTCAGTTGACAGTCGCCTGATTGAATATTCACCTCAGGTTAAGACGATTGAAaagaattcctgatgtagaaaacaggaagtagaatgactaAATATTGAGTTCAGTCAGTTCAGTCAGAAAGAGTCAAGAGTTATCCTCTGAACGAGGCAGTCAAAGATGATTTTAGTAGTAGCGTTTTAGTCGAGTTGTAACTCTGAGTTGAGTAGTATCTTTTGGGCAGTTGAAGCCATTGAACACTGAGAGTTAGATATGTATTTTTGGTATATTATTGTTACCCGCCGTGATGCGGACGTTACATGTGGTTTATTCTGTAACTAATCCTCTTGGACATTCAATACCGCTGTTATGTGGATGTAATTATGTTTCACATCGGAAGTCTTAATGTAACTGCCAATAAGGTTcaagtattgttattattgtcattaaataaacattgtaTTTGTCTGCCAAAGAGAACTTGAGTCAATCTGTAATGTCTGTGTCTGTCAAGTGTGACTCCCTACAAAGTTCTGGATTGGCTAGTGATTGGTTGTTTACAGCATCGGAGACAGCGCAATGGAGCCTATTCAGAAGAAGTTGTTTCCATGTTTGTTTCAACTCATTGTCTGGGATAGCAATCATGTCATATGTCATATGATGTAATATAATAAATCTTGTTGACATGGTATGTCATGGTAGACAGAGTCTCAACCAACAAGACGTCTGCTTTAGAATCTTTTCAgctacatatttgtttttaaatttggtattaaataaacaaaacttgaTCTCCATTGTGACATTCTCAGAACGTGACGCTCTACGACTGACAACAGCATTGTTACGTCACAGTTGAACTGACTCAAAATAACCCTGGCTACACATTGACTGGTGCACACATTGACTGGTGCACACATGGCGTAGGTTGGAGATAAAGTAACACAGAAATGTGAAACTAAGTTGTATTTATGTCTACCTTGTCAAGTTCCCTCTAGCTAGACTATACGCCTACCTACCACTGAGACTACACTTCTACCTGCCACTGATAACGCTTGACATTCAAAGGTAAGCGTATCGTATAACTTGATGTGGGTTGGTTGGTGTCACCATTTATGACTGTCGTCAATGTACTATGCAATAAATGCATGGTTCTAAAGTTCCTCACCAAACGCCCCAGACTAACATGATTTATAAACGATAGAAATTTATTGATCGAGTTTTTTATTGTGGCCTAAACAATTATAAGATTCACAATTCAGACATCTCTAGTAATTACCTTGTCATGAATGGCTTTTAAAATTCTCATTTCCTCTTGCAGTTTCTGACATTCGTTGGTGGCATTCAACATCTCAAGAGTTTTCAGGCTAAGTTCCTTAATAGGAAAATGATACATATTTAGGAATATATtcaaacaatacaaatataataagATGATCCTTGGTatcgcatcacaaatgaagagattagaaacaggaagAATAAGTAATTGGACCCCCAAGGATgacatgctaaccactgtcaaaaagaGCAAGCTTAATTTAATTCTGGCCAAATCAAATGTTCCTTTGGGGCCCGCAAAGAGCTTactttagggaacagtaccaggaataataaaattaaaatacttttttttaaagaaagcttatattaagcgtgtatgtatcaattagttaggatcagtcatgtaattaaaattttactagatctagataataacaataataaatctgtgcgattagaaatatttttttttgtttagcgcaatttcaggcttttagctttctcaatacgctattatcctatcacttgtctggatcagttAAAGGAAATGGGTTGGTAatcaatcaagtacaatttctttcccttgttcgagataccaaacaaaataattaattacaatagttaattaattttttattttgtttttttgttaaattgattcttgttttgtcaagtaaaaaaaataattttgcaaatgtcaacttgattcgagattgtgtttgggagaaataacatgtataaacttttgaccagacagacagagtgtgttgacactattgatataaacttttgaccagacggacagagtgtGTTGACACTATTGATATAAagttttgaccagacagacagagtgtgttgaCACTATTGATATAAAGTTTtgaccagacggacagagtgtGTTGACACTATTGATATAAAGTTTtgaccagacggacagagtttGTCACGTATAGGCGTATCATAAATTTTGCAATTTCTCTAATCTTAACTTTCGCCTTTTTAGGGTCGTTCCAGATTGGTCTAGAGCTGATACACAATATGTATGTGTCAAGTTCAGAGATCAACCACGAAACAGCTATTTATAGTAACAAGTTCACCATTTTCAACATCGTGCACAAAATAGATGCAACAGATTTCTTTTGTCTATTCAAAGTAttcgttctttttttaaattaaagtataaaCATTATATGCACTTAAGTATTAACCATTTTTGATAGATTAAAAAGTAGTTTTATAAGTTCATATTTTACAGTCCTATAATGTGACACTACATCCCCTCAATCTACAGTTTTCTGAGGCGTGTTTAAAATATGCTTATCGTTGTGGTCATACAAATGTGAGCGCTGTTACTTCCAGCTTGTGTATGACGTTATGTGTGAGTACGCTAGACATACCAGTTTCACTTTTTCCAAATCGTTTTGATATCTAGCTATTGTTTCTCTGCGTCTTTGATTTTCTATCTCATTTAGTTCACTCACAGACCTGAACATCTGGAGCTCACTTTTAAGTTTGGATGTGACCTGGGTCAACTTCACCAGTTTCTCGTAGTCATCATCATGTAATGCTTTAGCCAAGTCCAGTCTAGACATGGagtaaa from Biomphalaria glabrata chromosome 9, xgBioGlab47.1, whole genome shotgun sequence encodes the following:
- the LOC106056751 gene encoding 70 kDa neurofilament protein-like, which gives rise to MDSQLTLENDFDLSAESSLSSIVNGEGFSYHASIRAPRATEAVYSRLSGISTGITSGISRRSFLAVNSLYGDFSQSSSERVVSSASPRDKKELQELNEKFAQYVERITALQLEISPLAKELKELKLKWGSKVEDIKVIYETELSKTRELYDEATKRINELTNKLNFAEVKADGLQQELDLAKALHDDDYEKLVKLTQVTSKLKSELQMFRSVSELNEIENQRRRETIARYQNDLEKVKLELSLKTLEMLNATNECQKLQEEMRILKAIHDKERKEWSVLASIDSAVRNREFWKNDVYLAIQKIRQEYEARADQIKGENATAFGIQIQEISTEVQKYKLEASYAREDLGRQKQELIELRNRLADTESLNLMYEKKFSELQRELEIKVTESQSDRERLYLANEEIQKLLEKLNSQKVVTTSLQQEIEEYRSLLKRLEERNEFSLQEFAQVQVSGSSTLQEFGHVQVSGSSTLQEFAQVQVSGSSTLQELGKGSELSTISVSKQQRKFERTFKGPVVIDEIDEEGHFITLVNNSTSPQKDVDLNGWKLRRIVEPSRREPYEYVFQNYVLKSGAKLKVYAKSQEALALPGDLVYEGAETWGAGNRATTILYNQSGQERARIEETASFQ